ttttaagcttaaaaaaggtgggtaagtagatgtcgctctgctgtacagtaggttacatgtgggtcactgtaatggatggtgttaaatttgagttcaatgatataacaacattgtataagaaaaacgattctgagcgaaaacgttCAGGCAGCCTATgacattaccaagtatatttgatgatattattgtgaataaagtaatttatataatataacctatttacgtggagccttgtcttaaattttcaatcgttagctataaaagttgaacattttatacatttccaactacaaaataattattaaattttaaatttgatacattttgtcaaaattcgaactttaaaagcttacaaataaaattgcaccaatgtatttttaatatttttcaactgctattgtaacgatatatcaggaaccttgcattaaattttcacgcttttttacccagaaatataatgttattgatatttatagaaaaacggaaactgaaaatgtccgtaaacagctcaaaataagtcaaaatatttggaaaatgttatggtgtatagaaaatgctaatataaacattcagtcaacattgcatgtacctatacggtcatttgtttgaGGGTTgcaccaaaaaacaaaaaattgaacttctctctatattaagtatattatatacctattaataatattttattttttcgaaaggaaattttataattttaatcctcTAGATTGTGATACCGTCGATTTTTACAAACCGAaactcttaaattttaattttcaccaacCGTTACGGACACAAATtttccatttcgagcactgACTGGCCATAAGAAAATGTGTATGATGTGTACTGTGTAGTAAACACTTTATGAATAAAGGGATCATAAAGTAATatgtgataagtgataacttatAGTTATCACTAACAAGTATATTCTATTCTAATATAGCATTGTGAAATCTATagaatgaataattattgttttggcTACATCACTGTTACAGTCTATTAATATAAGTTACCTATCTGTGTTACCATCTTAAACCGTGGCTGTGTACTCCACATTCCACAACAAGatcttagttttttaattatttttatgatttacagTGTCAGTGGCGTTGCGTGAATCTTTGTGGCCTTGGGCCCTTAGGGTCAATAGGAGGTGGTCTGGTGGTctaaaagctaataaaaaaaaaaataataatgttttattatttagaaatgtattgTTACCGGAAAATGAACTTTTCGAGACTtctacatttttctttttcatgtCATGAAGTTTTGTAGGTCAGTAGCTTCCAACTTGGATGTACCTTGGGGGTCCAGGTAGACCCGGCCTAAATACCCCACTAtacacttacaatattatacgttattcatattttatgagagcttcaatatatttaaaaactagcCGAATTACTCggattttcgtatacaatgatactatatacctaccattgaattcaaattcaacactatccattacagttaaCCCAGTTGATAATCTGAGTGTAGTTTACGTATTTTTCCTTGTTGTTTTTATCGGCATCGggcaatattatagtttactttttaaattaatttgacctTTCATTATTCTGTTAATCTTTATCCATTATGTGGGATTTATATCATGCTAATTACTAGTCATCGGTTTCATTATTCTAGCTATCGGTTTATCATGTTGCACTTGCACTATCTGTAGCGCTTATTAcgctaaattattatattgtagattatacatatgtaggtagtacactataatatagtatgtacattgtacaacacatatataccataatatgtcCATATGTGATATGTCCATAtgcccatatatatatatatatatcaatacataaataagtttaagataacataatattgtttcacAATATTTGTAATCATATGATATCAAcgacaaaaaaaacattatgattatcTAGCAAGTATAAGTGTGTacctaactattaactattattacgaGAATATTAAAACAgtgttaatgtatataataataataataataaataaatggaaatcaacacaatattgtgtagactgtaatattattatatacaggtgtcaggtataataaacataacgAAGAAATAAAGTCACAATCGCTGGTGGGTATAATGAAAAGAATAAATACCAATGAGTGAAACTCACTTCTCAATTCTCATTAGGGTAcaaagtgtattatatatatgtttcagTTAATTGTGTTTGTTAACGATTATTATGTTAGTCGTaagagtaggtaggtacgtaacaatataatataatatataacgtaaaTTGCCTCATGAAAATGACGTCACAATattcctaatataatatatattttttaaatttgtgtcaacttatacaattaatgttacaattacaataacaatattaataggtattatttattacacacttTATACGTACTATTGTTATTGACAGTAAAAACAATGaagtattcaataaaatataaattaatcattaatattatacatatataggtatataatcaaGAACCCGCTTAACTCACGATAGTAgtaattgttatgttattaaaattatattatattgtgacggGGTAGTGACGTGGACATTGCAAAGTATtggtacaaatatacaatgtcacttataatatgaataatgtacactatataattattatctgctGAGTCCCGGCTCGCGGCTTCAGCAGCAGAACCATTTAGTTGGTTATCGATCGCatttgttgtacctacctatacaagcatttttaatttattaaacttccACATAATATGCACTACAATAATCGTGTAATCATCGTTTGTGATTATGTCTGCCGAAAAAATTGCGATTGTCGTGTTTCTAGTGTCGTCTGCGATCATCTTGACGGGGCCAACGCGGAGTTCGGGCGACGACACGAACCAGTTATTTTACGCTAtcgccgacgacgacgataatattagGATTCGACACACGGAAGACGGCAGACTCGTCGGTAAAGCTAGTTACACTCGGAGTATAAACGCTACGGGGTGAGTCTTCGATATAAGTACGGTGAAACCTCTCCCCCATAACTTGCCTATCTCTAAATAGCGATCACCTCAAAATATAAGGCGTTTTTTTTTCCGGGTACGTACTACAAACTTTCTACAAGCTGTGAACCCTCTGACATAATATAGCGGACAAATTGCAGTCAGTGACTGAGAGTGTCCGGTATTCAGAGATttcattgtaggtatatacggGAACTTGTCAGTTGCCAAaactattgttttgttattatttactaactaattattaatatattcaaatttgaaataactgTCAAGATTCACGCATTTTATTAATGAAAGTTGTATAAtctaagataaattaaaattattatgcatcattgtatcaatattttatatcttatcaTGTAAATGTTTGTTGCATTTCAAAAAATGGTTTGTTCGAAACTATAGAGTATCAGACGGCAATCATATTGGCTACGGCATACTTACGTGAAACTAAAAACATACGATTTTGGCGGCGATCGTGTTTATTTTTGCAACAATTCCAAACATTATAATCGAAAgtaggaaaaaataatttgaagaaaagtACAGATGATAAACAGAACTGTAGTATTTAAAACGTAGGAACTCAAAATACTTGTTGATTGATATTGTATTaacaaatagtatttaatagttaatacttgaaaaaatatttgaatatcaaCACTAGTATATTTTACTCAAATTCTTCACAACACTGCAGGTTAACGGGCGCCATTTCGATTTGTTGCGACATTTAAGGTggctaaaataattattgtttggttTCACAATAACACAATATGTTTAAATAGCATAGATTTAAGATtgctgaatatttatttaaaaacttaactgAATAAAATCCCTCCCCAAAATGCAATTcttcatacctatatacatgaaTTATATATACATCGAGTAAAAATAATGGCTGATGTTATCTTCCggaatatatttaggtacgcctaaagtaaaaatattaaaaagtttgttTTCCAGGTGggattatttagaaatatttacatCCATCAAAGAAGACGACGTGATGCAAGCCTATGCCGCTGGTTTGTTGGAAGGATACGTCACTGCCGACTTGATAAACACGCATTGgtataatgtttttcaaaatttctgtgACGGTCGAGCATACTTGTGTGAAAAATTGAACGAGTTCTTGTGGACTAATAAAAATTGGGTCTTGTCCCAAGTGACGGAGAAAAATGGATCGGACGCGTATTGGCATCAAGTTTGttccttataattattataatattatatctatattacaaAGACACGCGTTATCGATTTTTTACTAGCTTCTTATGCCTatatgtgtaaatgtgtaatgtgtatacaatGGGTCTTACGTTTAAAGGTTGGCCTCATGTATAAGCAACTCGACGGGTTATACGATGGATATAAGCTGAATACAAAAGAAGGAATGCAGTCTTTGACGTGGGAAAATTTTTTgtgagcataatatattattttaatatccgtTCATTgatctttataatttattatttactatgacgtttaataattgtgtttaaaaaacGAAATTGTTATCGTTTTGAATAGTTGGATGAACATTCAAggagatttatttaatttatgcgATGCCTTCAATTCATCGCACCCTCATAAAAAACCATTTGGGGCTGAATCGTGTTCAGTTCTTATAAAATTACTACCTGGATCCAAAGAGTTGTTTTTCTCCCACGTTACTGGGAATCGGTACctaaatttgattatattatattattatgcactatGTGTTATTATCTTCCGAGAGctttgtgattaaaataatataataaatattatcgttgaacgtatattttataggtacgaaACAATGCTGCGAATACAAAAGCGATATCGTCTCAATTACAAGGAAAGTAAATCGTCGTACCAACTAGTGTTAGGACACGATATAACATTTAGTTCGTATCCTGGATTCCTATATTCAATGGACGATTTTTACTTGATTTCTTCGGGTTTAGCAGTCACCGAAACCACTATTTCTGTTTACAATCCACAGTTATGGGCCTATGTTCAGCCAGTTGGACAGGTTAGAGATAAATACGTGTAATGGTAAAGAACCGTAAACGTTgagccataataatattatgtaggtataaatgtatattgtatacagccATATCATATAGGTTCACCGTAcacattcataatttatattatataatgtgtgggttgtatacactatacactatacCGGGTTAACGATTTTCGTTATCTACAGGGAATCGAATTAATATAAGGTCTCaaaattaatgtacctacactTTACATTCTTCCACTTCCCAAGTAACGCATAGTAAATAgtgaatttttaagtattttgaatagGTAGGTGAAATTCATACTAAAAACGTACAAACAATTCAAATAACAAACATTCGATTCGTAACAAATTAtggttatatataattaatattgactgcacaatatttaaatacataatacaaatcaGCTCGAACTGCAGTAATTTACTAGATATATGGCCATATGGGTACATAATATCACGACTGCTGTAATACATACAAACGCTTTTGTGCACAGGCTAAGACACTGaacatacctatctatatattatttgtaacgcATGTGGAATTATGCATcagttttaaatcaaaactaATGAGAACATTTTTATCAGAATTTATATTCTCAATCTTATACAAGATAGATGGGTGTGTTTTCAAGTCACACCCGAACCACATCCccctattgaaaaaaaacataaaatattttaaatacttcttACATATTAAATTGGTTAAATATGCTTAAGTTTAATATGTCTTAAGTATGCAGttgtaatgcatttttttaaatcgttaactatttttaatgaattccgATAAgcatttttctgaacattttgattattgaattattaattttggattttatttgaaataaattaatttttaatctaatttcatatttttatataaatttgaatatgaaattaatatttcaaatttatttattttgaaacacaaaaaacatttgattaatttttaaaataaacaccacCTAGGTACACAAaagtatttatttcaatattgttttagttaaaattatgaatCAATTTACAATAACATTTCTAATAGAAAGGTTGTTTGGTTAAAGTTACAtgaattaaaattgatgatttcacaatcaacattttcagaaaaataagtactaccagaaaccaccaaaaaaattgttattaaaaaagattttgtttttaatacaagCGTGTGCTTAAAAATTGTCATAAGacaaattgcctgttaaaaataaaaaaaactagtatttttagtttgttttttaatttcattttatcgATCCGTTTAAGAATatgatgtaaaataaaacaCGAGCCCAATACTACAAAAGATTCATGACGCTGTATTCtgtatactaaaatatgtagtaagaaattttaaattgtaataaaataacagaAACGCCCCTATGCAGTGCCGCGGATGAATATCGAAAATTATGCGCTAATAAACAAAATTCTTATACTATTGTATACCGTTATAAACGATTATGAAGGTGATGGTTTTCGTTCGGGCGATGGTGGCTAATCGGCTGGCGTCCGATGGATTGGCCTGGACGAAGTTGTTCAAGAAATACAACAGTGGTACGTACAACAACCAGTGGCTGGTGATCAACTACTCGCTGTTTCGGCCAGGTCGCAAGCTGCCTAGAAGAGGGCTGCTCTTCATGCTCGAACAAATTCCCGGACTGGTCGAGACGCGTGACGTGACCGAATCGTTTCTGAACCAGACGTACTGGGCGAGCTACAACGTGCCATTCTTGCCGGCGATATCCGAGGCGAGCGGTCAAGACGATATGGTGAAGCGATACGGAAATTGGTAAGATAGATGGACATGATCTGGGGCGATCGCTGCAACGATGTATGTACATgtcaaacctatataatatatataggtgactatgGCACGTTTTGGCAAACATATACCCGGGGGTGCGGAAATTCACCACAtgttttatatagtatacatacatatacataatacatgtatgtgtacattatattgtagCGTAGAGATTCAATGCAGGTCGGGACGGTTAGGTACCGGGCTTACATTACTCAACAACTTGCGTGATATTGAGTCGTTGAGATGTATTTTGGGGCCAATAGTTTtcacaatgttcgtaaacaattttataattttttatataaccgGATTTATAGCGTTTGTTTTTATAAACGAAAttgcatatttataatacatataataaatgttatatgctGCTGCATCACCCGCACgcatgcctataataatatattatattatatttgtatgcatttttctttatttcttGTGTCAAAATAGGTTTTCGTACAAAGACACTCCCCGGGCTCGTATATTGGCCAGGGACCACGTTGGTGTGACGGACGTGCCGAGCATGATGCACCTGATGCGTTCCAACGATTTCAGAAACGATCCAGAGTCCAGATGCGAGTCTTGTACTCCTCCGTATTCGGCTGCAAACGCCATTTCGTCCAGGTAAACAAGCACGGGTTTTGCTTTGGAGCTTAACAACGACTGCATGTTGTACGCCTATATAGGCTATaagctatattatgtacattgtgaAACGGTTATTTTTACCAAGTCTTATCATATCCCCCACACAATACGGAACGCCGTTGTAACGCGACTGACGAGTAACGACACGACCATCGCAGTCGTATTTAGTGACGCGTTCACCCATCGCCGCGCAGACAGGCCGCGGGCAGGCTGGTAGTCATATTCGTGTCGTCTGAAATATTTTGGATTGCTCTTCTTTTAAAGACACATTGGTCTAGTTGATCCCCGCCAAGAAAGTATTCCCTCGCCACTCAGGTTTGGTTGACGCCCGCCTttactaaaatttataaaaaaaggtagagGATGTCAACGccctatttgttttctctctctgacccataCGCAACATAGAGAAAACGCATTggcgcagaatcattttttctatggtttaaataatcttagagtaaaatcacccattacaaaaaagatagaaaataatatttttgagggaatggcATGTCAATTTGCctaaatattgtatcaaaacaatttaaacatcatttaaatttacaaatttgtttattttaaaagtcgattacaaagtcaaataacaataaaatataaaatcgatacgTCATTCcttctaaattattattcgcTATCTTTTTTGCAATGGGTGATTTTAccttaaaattacttaaaaacaacgaaaaaatgattctgcgtaaatgcgttttgtctatgttgcgcgcgggccagagagagaaaacaaataatgcgttgacatcctcttaagcaTTTATCATACTGTATTTAtagattaaacatttaaactaaaaattcaggtggttaaaataaaaatagataaattaggGGAATACTTTCTTGGTGGAGGTCAACTAGACCTGTAACGACACTCTTCCTTTAAACCAGTACAAAATCATaaccgttgtttattatttttacatttttaatactatcGGTATCTTATgcatagtaaatataaatttcacatTACAACCTGACCCTCGTGGGGTCACATCGAATCGgcacatcataatataactCAGTAGACTTTTAAGGACGTGATACACTTATACCACTATGGCGTCACCACTTACTAGAATACTATAGTAGAATACTATAGTGGTTTCCATCTTACAACTTACTAACGCATAACATAGAAAATTGTACATACGTAAAGAAAAATCCAGTTTActcttttatttcaatattagagtgaattgagcAATTGACCTATTATCTAGGGCTACTCGAGAGGTATTCTTGATGTTTCAATTTTGAAGCAAGTTAAAAGCattgttaacaattttaaaatactcataacttggcttaaaatcaaaatataaaaaaacctttACGGTAAtacttatgtatttaaatttgataataggtcaatttactctaatattaaaaataatagagttGAACGGAATCTTTTTCACGTAAAATGTCCACAAGtcaggtattatttatttaattttgatgtatattgtatatataatataaatacaatatatagtagCATATGCTATAGTTATAGTGTGAAAAAACCATTaactaatatctataaataataaatatatattctatatacacCTGTTGTAATTGAGATTGTCGTCGGGTTTTGCAGGGATGATTTGAATGATAAGGACGGCGTGTACCCATTCGAGGCGCTTGGCTATTCGAACAAGGGCGCCATAGATGCCAAAGTGACGAGCCATATGACTTTCAAGAAGCTGAGATTTTTGGCCGTCTCTGGACCAACCTGGGGTACCGGAGGACGTCTTGGAGAGTTCTGTTGGAGCAAATCACGCGTGGTCAACGTCAGCCACATCGGATTACCTGACTGTTGGAGTTTCAAACCCAAGTTGCATCGGTGGCAGTGGCCAAACTAGAGCTAAAATATTTCCCCACAGCAGCTTAGGTAGTTAAGGTTGTTGCTATCGACCACTAATTCACACCATCGATTGAtgaaaaacagttttaaatctgcgaatgaataattatattttagggaAATGTGTGGTTTTTTAAGGAGAACCCAGTCACCCTAGTTTGCTTATAAACTATAAGCGTTTAAGGACATTgtgatttaagtatttaactgtGTAAAACGCGTACCTATAATTATGTAAAGGTGTGTCCAAAAAATATCCTggaattatgtaggtaatttgaAGCCAGAGAGCAGCTGCTGTTTGAATGttatatgttatgttattacatattataagaatTGCGTacaatcgaaaaaaattatattttaagaatatcaaATGTAGGTaaagaaaatggtaatattaattacctgtaatatacctataataattatgtcattaaaaaataaacaagtatatgaaatttagtttaataattcatgaatttttatttttccatttttctgagcgaagcgaataatgtattgattttataatgatgtgtgttttttttttaaatttttttatttttgtgtctgtcatcaccttttaggacattaaaaatgcttggattttcttaaacagtaacttttctgataggaaagtgaatctagttggtactttgggggggtcaaaagtaaaaatttcctcgtagttttcaaaagcgacgtgaaaaacaaaagaaaaattaaggaaaaacgggaatttttacgcaaaatctgtttacgagaaaatcgattttggtttttggtgtaactctaaaacaaatgaccgtaggtacatgcaattttgactgaatgtttaaatgtattagcattttttatacaccataacattttccaaatattttgatttattttgagctgtttacggacattttcagtttccatttttttagtttttttttctataaatatcaataaaattttatctgttgggtaaaaaagcttgaaaatttaatagaaggatcctaggttattgtttcaaaggcagatgaaagaaattaaaaatccttagtcacagtttttatttataagcatttaaagttcaaatcttgacaaaatacggaaaaatcacaaaaattaattaataaaaatttttctttttaaatctaagctttgaaaatgtaatacaagattatccataagtttgtctacctttatcaaaaaaaaaatgtctacaagaaacttaaattaaatttttatgagcgtttgaaattcatattttcacaacatttgatatttactcaatatctcatgtaacgattttcttattttgctgtaattaaaaaacgtatgactgtagttacttgacaatttcactgaatgttcgtaatttcgcattttctatacacgatacaatttttaaaataatttgactctttttgagctatttacggacagttttcaatttttttagtttttttttcaataaatatcaataaaatttaatttgttgggtaaaaaagcgtgaaaatttaatataaggctcctgatatatcgttctaatagcagttgaaaaatattaaaaatacataggcattttttttttataagcatttaaatttcaaattttgacaaaatttatcaaatttataatttaataattattttgaagttaaaaatttataaaatgttcaacttttatagctaaggattgaaaatttaaaacaatgctccacgtaaataggttatatataaattactttattcacaataatatcatcaaatatacttggtattatcataggctgactgaccgtttttgctcaaaatcgtttttcttatacaatgatattatatcattgaattcaaatttaacaccaaccattacagtgacccacttgtaacatactgtacagcagagcgacatccacttacccaccttttttcattttcatttgaaaCAAATGAGCCTGATTAAAGGACTAATTTCGATATTGcagtcaaaaattaaaacaatttatcgtAAGTATATGTACATGATATGGTTTCACAGCTATTGTGAAATTACACGATGCGGTGAGTTTGATATTGATATTCCAAACAACTGAgtcaaatgcattttatttattttttacatactgGTCCTTCAGTCGCCGTTCTATTGTTTATCACATATAGTTTgcatggaaattatattttaaacagctTGTATACATAATCTATTAATTTCACTAATTTCAGCACTTGAAGTTTGAATATTGTATCATTTAGTTGTGGATGAATGCCTCCTTTTTGACAGTACTTTTTGCTCACTTTAAATTTTGTACAGCTGCAGTTCATTTTCATGCAGCTACCAGTCTGTACTTCATTTAAGTTCTGGGTCAATTGGTTTATATTAGGGTAACTATGATAAAACTCACCATTAAATTTAGAGTGTAAACTTTTACAATCATTCGTGATTCGTGAAATAAAAGGAGAAAATTTCTGGAGAAACATTGCAGAATCTGtgtttatatagtaataaacacAAAATCTGTAAAATCATGTATATCAGTTGAATTGCCATGGGCATAGacatggggggggggaggatatggAAGATGGATCACGCAAAACTAGTTTtctaaaaaatcgattttgttatttgGTGTACCAGCTAACTCTAAAAAAAACGTACTGTAGATAAATGAAATTGTaatcgaatttttaaattaccattttctacacagtgaaattttcaaaatattttaacactttATTATAAGCAGaagaaaatttcaattatttacagttttccgatttttttaatttttttttctataaatgacaataacattttatttgttgggtcaaaaagcatgAATATTTACTTAACAAATGCGTTGTGAATTAGAAATTAACGAGTCACGTAATAGCCAATGACTTTTGATCtatttgataattaaattagttttataaaggtacataatatacataaatatgtataatgttattacttattacttattagataaGATATTGgaagcatattatataagtcgtttttcttttgtttttcacggtgcttttgaaaattactggtaattttaaattttgacctccctaatgcaacaacaatattcactttcccatcgaataatatactgaagttgaaaatcgaagcattatttcgactacttatcgtgtacacagacacaaaaattaaaaattaaaaaaacacacgtcattgtaaaatcaatacattcatcgttctactcagaatctaaaataaaatgatattttaaattaaagtttaaaaatgcaGCTACCGTTGACGGGACTAGGATTTATGACAGGGAGCTAAAATTAATGTTGAGGGGGGGGGGTTTAGCTGCTTAGGTAAATTAATAAAGATTGTATGTACCTaattctatacaaaaaattatatattggctgtacaaaatgtataaacaccttccattaattttgaaatagtcTTTGACcatccaataaaaatatattccaatcatttaaaaaaatgaacagtttgttttttttacaacttacttaatacatttttttaaaatttgtttcccttattgtacatataaaacatattatttattcgcACATGATTTTACCATTAGAATTACATCAAATgaggtaataatttaaaaaataatattttctccttttttgttttgtattatttgagaaatgatttatagttattaggtatttactttacaatattataattgaaatgacttatataatatgctctCAACATCTTAtctaataacattatacttatttatgtatatgtacctttataaa
The Metopolophium dirhodum isolate CAU chromosome 7, ASM1992520v1, whole genome shotgun sequence DNA segment above includes these coding regions:
- the LOC132948871 gene encoding putative phospholipase B-like 2, with translation MSAEKIAIVVFLVSSAIILTGPTRSSGDDTNQLFYAIADDDDNIRIRHTEDGRLVGKASYTRSINATGWDYLEIFTSIKEDDVMQAYAAGLLEGYVTADLINTHWYNVFQNFCDGRAYLCEKLNEFLWTNKNWVLSQVTEKNGSDAYWHQVGLMYKQLDGLYDGYKLNTKEGMQSLTWENFFWMNIQGDLFNLCDAFNSSHPHKKPFGAESCSVLIKLLPGSKELFFSHVTGNRYETMLRIQKRYRLNYKESKSSYQLVLGHDITFSSYPGFLYSMDDFYLISSGLAVTETTISVYNPQLWAYVQPVGQVMVFVRAMVANRLASDGLAWTKLFKKYNSGTYNNQWLVINYSLFRPGRKLPRRGLLFMLEQIPGLVETRDVTESFLNQTYWASYNVPFLPAISEASGQDDMVKRYGNWFSYKDTPRARILARDHVGVTDVPSMMHLMRSNDFRNDPESRCESCTPPYSAANAISSRDDLNDKDGVYPFEALGYSNKGAIDAKVTSHMTFKKLRFLAVSGPTWGTGGRLGEFCWSKSRVVNVSHIGLPDCWSFKPKLHRWQWPN